In Fusarium oxysporum Fo47 chromosome XII, complete sequence, one DNA window encodes the following:
- a CDS encoding WD domain protein has protein sequence MSDPEIYTVGWVCALSTELTAAKVMLDEIHPEIRSIPPRDCNQYVLGKIGSHNVVIAVLPESEYGLASASNVATNMLNAFPNIRIGLLVGIGGGAPTSRNDIRLGDVAVSSTGRGTGGVFQYDYGRTVQSQEFNTTGFLNQPPAVLRAAMNKLKSEHEINGHNIQETIHEGLKRYPRLRKKYSRPPMAHDRLYLSCITHPFQNHQACIDVCGEGTVDEPKLVQRDQRKEGDDDPEIHYGIIASANQLMEDAIVRDKLALDRGVICFEMEAAGLMNNFPCAVIRGICDYSDTHKNNEWQGYAAMTAVAYAKELLCQIQPTKVKEERRIKDILEHALERLPFVREATFDSYNESHNPSCLENTRVDLLEEISRWVEDDESKPVFWLNGMAGTGKSTISRSIAQSLLTTGILGASFFFKRGEADQGKAAKFCPTIARQLAGKHPCFGAWLEKVTIDNLDIASKGLRTQFEKLIIQPLSEVWNGMSSIKPTIAIVVDALDECDSEQDVRLLIRLFCQIKTTRNVRVRIFLTSRPELPIRLGFSNVRGTYQDLILHRVPPPVIEHDICIFFKHELKKILSDWNDSVPTAHQLPVTWPGEDSLRTLVDRAVPLFIFAATMCRFIADRNMSPEKRLSQILNHPHRNAADKMEVTYVPVLDQILVDLSQSEKIASLDEFRLIVGTIITLESPLSALTLSRVLDISQDRIYNQLNKLQSVIHVPESEKAPIRVFHLSFRDYLVEGTNKLNVFNIDQKTISRRLTKHCLRIMRTHLKTDICNLRHPGSARTDISVELIDNCLPPELQYACLYWTKHQEAAHLHPGDMSEVSLFMKTHLLHWIEALVLMNRTWEISGLLKSLRVVLKEDSSLFDFLGDAVRFLGYSVSTVDTHPLQLYSHALIFAPQKSLTRLNFEAQIPKWIASVPKQDHEWDLCLRIFERPNYKRVSLEFIPDSTLLFVGFCNNHENGFCLLDWDSGECLQEFHNRSDFSSPSALSPNGRVVAIPRGQNTIEIRDFWTCELIHELPANRKLLLALVFSPDSRLLAVSHDEVSYPQCMGLPNQGLSV, from the exons ATGTCCGACCCTGAAATCTACACCGTTGGCTGGGTGTGTGCGCTCTCAACTGAGCTCACGGCGGCCAAGGTCATGCTTGATGAAATTCACCCAGAAATACGCTCCATCCCTCCTAGAGACTGTAACCAGTATGTCTTAGGCAAGATTGGAAGCCATAACGTGGTGATTGCTGTGCTTCCCGAGTCAGAGTACGGTTTGGCATCTGCTTCGAATGTCGCTACGAACATGTTAAATGCATTCCCAAATATCCGCATTGGACTCTTAGTCGGCATAGGCGGTGGTGCTCCTACATCTCGGAACGACATACGTTTGGGCGACGTTGCCGTAAGCTCTACTGGGCGGGGAACTGGCGGTGTCTTTCAATACGATTATGGACGGACAGTTCAGTCTCAAGAATTCAATACGACTGGATTCCTCAATCAACCCCCCGCCGTTTTACGTGCTGCAATGAACAAATTAAAGTCTGAACACGAGATCAACGGCCACAACATACAGGAAACAATCCATGAAGGCCTAAAACGATATCCTCGACTAAGAAAGAAGTACTCCCGCCCGCCAATGGCCCATGATAGACTATATCTTTCCTGCATTACCCATCCATTCCAAAATCACCAGGCCTGTATCGATGTTTGTGGCGAAGGCACTGTTGACGAGCCCAAACTTGTACAACGAGaccagagaaaagaaggtgatgatgatccCGAAATTCACTACGGTATCATTGCTTCGGCGAACCAACTTATGGAGGACGCCATAGTGAGAGACAAACTGGCACTTGACCGAGGTGTGATCTGttttgagatggaagcaGCGGGATTGATGAATAATTTCCCTTGTGCTGTTATCCGAGGAATCTGTGATTACTCAGATACACACAAGAACAACGAATGGCAAGGTTATGCAGCTATGACGGCGGTAGCCTATGCTAAAGAGCTTCTATGCCAGATCCAACCGACGAAAGTTAAAGAGGAAAGACGCATAAAAGACATTCTAGAGCATG CTCTCGAAAGACTTCCCTTTGTTAGGGAAGCAACATTTGACTCCTACAATGAGTCTCATAATCCCTCATGTCTGGAGAACACTCGAGTGGACCTTCTGGAAGAAATATCCAGATGGGTCGAGGACGATGAATCAAAGCCTGTGTTCTGGCTGAACGGTATGGCCGGAACGGGGAAGTCGACGATATCAAGATCTATAGCCCAGTCTCTGTTGACTACTGGCATTCTTGgcgccagcttcttcttcaaacgAGGGGAAGCAGATCAGGGAAAGGCGGCTAAATTTTGTCCTACAATCGCCCGCCAGCTCGCTGGAAAGCACCCTTGCTTCGGCGCCTGGTTAGAAAAGGTCACCATCGATAACCTGGACATCGCTAGCAAGGGGCTGAGGACCCAGTTTGAGAAACTCATTATCCAACCCCTTTCTGAGGTTTGGAACGGAATGTCGTCCATCAAGCCAACTATAGCAATCGTAGTTGACGCATTAGATGAATGCGACTCGGAACAGGATGTCAGGCTTCTTATACGTCTATTTTGCCAGATCAAAACAACACGGAACGTCAGAGTCCGTATCTTTCTGACAAGCCGACCAGAACTACCAATTAGGCTAGGGTTCAGCAATGTAAGAGGAACATATCAGGACCTCATCCTTCATCGGGTCCCACCACCAGTTATCGAACACGATATCTGCATTTTCTTCAAGCACGAACTAAAGAAGATTCTCTCGGATTGGAATGACTCCGTCCCCACAGCTCACCAGTTACCAGTGACATGGCCTGGCGAAGATAGCTTACGAACATTGGTAGACCGTGCTGTTCCTCTGTTCATTTTTGCTGCCACTATGTGTCGTTTCATCGCCGATAGAAACATGAGCCCGGAAAAAAGACTTTCCCAAATCCTCAATCACCCCCATCGAAACGCCGCTGATAAGATGGAAGTCACCTACGTGCCAGTTCTAGATCAAATACTGGTTGATTTATCCCAGTCGGAGAAAATAGCGTCACTTGATGAATTTCGCCTAATCGTTGGAACTATCATTACCCTCGAAAGTCCCTTGTCGGCACTGACCCTATCTCGAGTCCTTGATATTTCACAAGACAGAATTTATAACCAACTTAACAAGCTTCAATCTGTCATTCATGTCCCGGAATCTGAAAAGGCGCCAATTCGGGTCTTTCACCTCTCTTTCAGAGATTATCTTGTTGAAGGTACCAATAAACTCAATGTGTTCAATATCGACCAGAAGACAATATCACGACGACTAACTAAGCACTGTTTGCGGATCATGAGAACCCATTTGAAGACGGACATATGCAATTTACGCCATCCAGGATCAGCACGTACAGATATAAGCGTTGAGCTCATTGATAACTGCTTGCCCCCCGAGCTTCAATACGCCTGCCTTTACTGGACAAAACACCAGGAAGCGGCACACTTACATCCTGGTGATATGTCAGAAGTTTCACTATTCATGAAAACACATCTCCTACATTGGATTGAAGCCTTGGTCCTGATGAACAGGACCTGGGAAATTTCAGGACTACTTAAATCATTACGCGTTGTTCTTAAG GAAGATTCATCATTGTTCGACTTTCTGGGTGATGCTGTGAGGTTTCTAGGTTATAGCGTCTCAACAGTGGATACACATCCGCTACAACTCTATTCACACGCTTTAATCTTTGCACCCCAAAAGAGCCTAACAAGATTGAATTTCGAGGCTCAAATACCTAAGTGGATAGCTTCTGTCCCTAAGCAAGATCATGAATGGGATTTGTGCCTACGCATATTCGAGCGGCCAAATTATAAGCGAGTGTCGTTAGAATTCATACCAGACTCGACTTTACTCTTTGTGGGCTTCTGCAATAACCACGAAAATGGTTTTTGTCTACTGGACTGGGATAGTGGAGAGTGTTTGCAAGAGTTCCACAACCGCTCagatttctcttctccttcagcaCTTTCTCCAAACGGCAGAGTGGTGGCGATACCCAGGGGTCAAAACACTATCGAAATACGAGATTTCTGGACCTGTGAGCTAATACATGAACTACCAGCAAACCGCAAACTCCTTTTGGCGTTAGTATTTTCGCCAGACTCGAGGCTCCTTGCAGTTTCCCATGATGAAGTTTCATAT CCTCAGTGTATGGGATTGCCGAACCAGGGTCTGTCTGTTTGA
- a CDS encoding alcohol acetyltransferase-domain-containing protein — translation MSSNMIDRLRSKKSARSLNDKDKVLRKLSPVECFQAAHYSLGAIIGCAISCRYRIPEALLTSDAASFQKLVENAFARAILQHPLFTVGRINADSKKQYWVRLDQIDLNNHVEWRTVSDQKTYESMLHATLQWQVNEPYTNLETRPGWRATILQPTDSNIIDVIFAWEHTAADGKSGKVFQDSLFTCLNTPDDNAVISKDRVFEVPNTELTPPLHHLIKLPVSLHYIVGEIGRDVIASMKAKELPHMATWAPIPTEPSKTNLVTMKVAKNGLKPVLDACRQHGTTLTGLMHALIAVSMAKRLAEIKASAFLCGTPVCLRQFQKPGHPSIDLNKTAINSVAYWPFTFDEDLVAKFREQINEAETQRDMSTGLEATVWSSAKAIRDGLSAKRDLGTKNDHIGLAKFVKDWQSFLKDHGKTRSYSWEISNLGVIKGKAEGEGDNWAIESATFTQTAPTFGSALTFSVISAKGGDLAMTNTWQDGVVEEELALGVSSDVEGWLNELGNKGSIRFGAVEMSS, via the exons ATGTCGTCAAACATGATCGACCGCCTTCGTAGCAAGAAGAGCGCCAGAAGTCTAAacgacaaggacaaggtgTTGAGGAAGCTCAGCCCTGT CGAATGTTTCCAAGCTGCCCACTATTCATTGGGAGCAATTATCGGTTGTGCGATATCATGTCGTTATCGTATTCCCGAAGCACTCCTCACCTCGGATGCTGCATCATTccagaagcttgttgagaatgcTTTCGCCCGCGCTATCCTGCAGCATCCGCTGTTCACGGTTGGACGAATTAACGCGGACTCTAAGAAGCAATACTGGGTACGGCTCGATCAAATCGACTTGAATAATCACGTAGAATGGCGGACAGTCTCTGACCAAAAAACCTACGAATCGATGCTCCATGCTACCTTACAATGGCAAGTCAATGAGCCCTATACGAATCTCGAAACACGACCCGGGTGGCGAGCGACGATACTTCAGCCTACCGATTCCAACATCATCGATGTTATTTTTGCTTGGGAGCATACAGCGGCGGATGGGAAAAGCGGAAAAGTCTTCCAAGACAGTCTTTTCACTTGTCTCAATACACCAGACGACAATGCTGTCATTTCCAAAGACCGCGTCTTTGAGGTCCCAAACACCGAGCTCACGCCTCCATTGCATCACTTGATCAAGCTACCCGTCTCGCTACATTACATTGTCGGTGAAATCGGGCGCGACGTTATCGCTTCGATGAAAGCGAAGGAACTACCGCACATGGCAACTTGGGCACCAATACCTACAGAACCATCAAAGACAAACCTAGTGACGATGAAAGTTGCGAAAAACGGACTAAAGCCTGTATTAGACGCCTGTCGTCAGCACGGCACCACTTTGACGGGGCTTATGCATGCGCTCATTGCGGTATCGATGGCGAAAAGACTTGCTGAGATCAAAGCTTCTGCGTTCTTATGCGGTACTCCTGTTTGCCTGAGACAATTCCAGAAGCCAGGACATCCCAGCATCGATTTGAATAAGACGGCGATCAACAGCGTGGCATACTGGCCGTTTACGTTTGACGAGGATCTTGTCGCCAAGTTTCGGGAACAAATTAACGAGGCTGAAACACAGCGAGATATGAGCACAGGTCTGGAAGCTACGGTTTGGTCGTCCGCGAAAGCTATCCGAGACGGGCTATCTGCAAAGCGGGACTTGGGTACCAAGAATGATCATATCGGGCTGGCCAAGTTCGTCAAGGACTGGCAGTCTTTCCTCAAAGACCATGGCAAAACGCGATCGTATTCATGGGAGATCAGCAACCTTGGTGTCATAAAGGGCAAGGCGGAGGGTGAGGGCGATAACTGGGCTATTGAGAGTGCTACGTTTACTCAGACTGCGCCGACGTTTGGATCGGCCTTGACTTTCAGTGTCATCTCTGCTAAGGGCGGAGATTTAGCCATGACGAATACCTGGCAAGATGgggttgttgaggaggagctggcTTTGGGTGTGAGTTctgatgttgaaggttgGCTGAATGAGTTGGGGAATAAGGGCAGTATCAGATTTGGGGCGGTTGAGATGTCGAGCTGA
- a CDS encoding ankyrin repeat-containing domain protein — translation MEAVGAVASIASLTEIAVKSFRAIAQLVRDVHNAPKEFSRLAQQLDVLQCELSLLCEFERQTIKSDELLLLPTEIRLLERALLSANEHILELCSHFDKLKPQTYSHKARLQWALKDKPQTQELLSGLSHIEASLTNVLLLLNIRLSSMSFKVASSMRESHKLSMLGQYKGSINAKQEVYDGLSLPRRTLSSLFDRDPQFQNKFYGSWCSADNPLFAWLGIQVLLTTYGNDLHNTLFLYSKFQLWRLLGSKAIYFNLGLRALPLANLGFSILRGGLSVRSIVPEGSELMKACQQGDVLTVRALFSSRKASPYDVTLSNSTPLRYAIESGSLALVKFLCYHGADVNTTFGKFETSPLEWAFRARQIETARFFLEKGASLDYLCYRGWTPAMLLFQPDFPEVPPQFFELLTCYSFTDFDVQDRFGSTVLHRAASWGTGADVHALLQLGASPMLTDGDVGWTPIFEAASTNNIDAVRRIAKDMPPDFVHYVDFNGWTILHVAIEGGGLETITFVLELGADPFLPVRIKCEDTGVAEEKSVIEFARAKGETTYRHFLKALQKVGHSISSENDLEEEDIFWDVLEVKVV, via the exons ATGGAAGCCGTCGGAGCCGTGGCTTCAATAGCATCGCTTACTGAGATCGCCGTCAAGTCATTTCGTGCTATCGCTCAGCTAGTCAGAGACGTACACAACGCTCCAAAGGAATTCTCTCGCCTGGCTCAGCAGCTGGATGTTCTTCAATGCGAACTTTCTCTATTATGCGAGTTTGAGCGACAAACAATAAAAAGTGATGAGCTACTTCTGCTCCCAACAGAAATCAGGCTCCTTGAGCGAGCCCTTCTTTCTGCCAATGAACATATATTAGAGCTTTGTAGTCACTTTGACAAACTCAAACCACAGACATATAGCCATAAAGCTAGGCTGCAGTGGGCACTTAAGGACAAACCGCAGACGCAGGAGTTATTGAGTGGTCTGAGCCACATCGAAGCCAGCTTAACAAATGTCTTGCTACTGCTCAATAT CCGTCTAAGTTCTATGTCTTTCAAAGTGGCCTCATCAATGAGAGAATCTCATAAGCTCAGCATGCTAGGACAATACAAAGGATCGATAAATGCCAAACAAGAAGTCTACGATGGCCTGTCGCTGCCTAGAAGAACACTCTCATCTCTTTTTGATCGCGATCCTCAATTTCAGAATAAGTTTTACGGATCGTGGTGCTCAGCAGATAACCCGTTATTCGCGTGGCTGGGTATCCAAGTGCTGCTTACCACATATGGTAATGACCTCCATAATACTCTCTTCCTCTATAGCAAGTTTCAGCTGTGGAGACTGCTAGGCTCTAAAGCAATCTATTTTAATCTAGGCCTTCGTGCATTACCTCTTGCTAATTTGGGGTTCTCGATACTGCGAGGGGGTCTTTCAGTTAGGTCTATAGTGCCTGAAGGGTCAGAGCTGATGAAGGCTTGTCAACAAGGGGATGTCCTGACAGTCAGAGCATTGTTCTCTTCTCGCAAGGCAAGTCCCTATGATGTAACGTTATCAAACTCTACACCTCTACGA TATGCCATTGAAAGTGGATCCTTAGCTCTGGTTAAATTTCTCTGTTACCACGGTGCTGATGTCAACACCACATTTGGAAAATTTGAGAC gaGCCCTTTAGAGTGGGCTTTTAGAGCAAGACAGATTGAAACTGCACGATTCTTCCTAGAAAAAGGGGCTAGTCTTGACTATCTCTGCTATCGGGGTTGGACGCCAGCTATGCTGCTATTTCAACCAGACTTTCCAGAAGTTCCTCCACAGTTCTTTGAACTGTTAACTTGCTACTCTTTTACCGACTTTGATGTACAAGATCGATTCGGATCAACCGTCCTGCATCGAGCTGCTTCATGGGGAACAGGTGCAGATGTACATGCCTTACTTCAACTTGGAGCATCACCTATGTTGACAGATGGAGACGTAGGATGGACACCTATATTTGAAGCTGCAAGTACTAATAATATTGACGCTGTAAGGCGGATTGCAAAGGATATGCCTCCGGATTTTGTTCACTACGTTGACTTTAACGGCTGGACTATACTCCATGTGGCGATTGAGGGTGGCGGACTTGAAACAATTACCTTTGTACTGGAACTAGGCGCCGATCCATTTCTGCCTGTAAGAATCAAATGTGAGGATACCGGTGTTGCAGAAGAAAAATCTGTTATTGAGTTTGCAAGAGCTAAGGGGGAAACTACATACCGTCACTTTCTAAAGGCGCTGCAAAAAGTAGGGCATAGCATTTCTAGTGAAAACGATTtagaggaagaggatataTTTTGGGATGTATTGGAGGTTAAGGTGGTTTAA